The region cgtcagtagtcatttgttcaacttctttagttgtaCTAGTGGCGTTCCTCAAGGTCTATTTTAAGTTCTCTCTTTGTCATCTTTTGGGTTCAGTTAAAAAACCCGGaaaaactcacatttttgcagcagattcacaAAACAAGGGCTGTCatatagatcagtggtccccaacctttttgtaattgCGAACcgatcaacgcttgaaaatttgtcccacggaccggtggggagatggaatttttattttttttattttatttattttattttatttatttttatttatttatttattttttaataaaaaaatacaatcatgtgtgcttacggactgcatctctgcagactgtattgatacatattgatatataatgtaggaaccagaatattaataacagaaagaaacaacccttttgtgtgaatgagtgtgaatggaggaggaaggttttttgggttggtgcactaattgtaagtgtatcttgtgttttttatgttgatttaattaaaaaaaacaaaagcattttttttttttttttttacatttcttgtgtttggtggttggggaccactgatatagatgatctttgactggcctTTTTGGAGATGGTCCTTAAAAACTCCTGTAATTAAACCAAACTAAATATATACACCAAAATCAAATATAGTACAGTATAGGAAAGGAGTTCATTTGGGCCCTTTTGTCACGGTTTACGGTTTACCAGACACATGAAAATGCGCCATCTGGGTTTGGGGGGTGCACGATCCACTTTAGTTGCCAGATGCCAGTAGAGTGTGTAGTATCTTAAAAttagttttgtggcaattccaactctgACCAcaggagtggcgctttccatcattttcggcAGActtcattgcaaaatgattaacccccctctcttcctctcacgcgagatccacccaaaaATGGGGCCATagaaatcccttccctactgtagatGACGCCGGTTCTACAGAATAtagaaaataagactaatagtccggtccttagctttctggaaatgtggcccccaaaacaatataGTTGAATATCATTGCAAAGACCTTCTAAATTGTTGTCATACAACATTTCAATGAAGACAAAGACAGACCGTGTCCACACTAGTCATATATATTAGATATTACAtgagtgttttattgttttaaagaAGTCtcctatggaaaaaaaaaataattacgctTAGCTGTATTAGGAATCTGTtaacaaaaatgctggtcaaagatcctcaataccaggggtgtccaaactctttGCCTTGGGGgacacattgggctaaaaaatttTGActgggggccgaaagccgactatacacatgtatatacgtgtgtgtgtgcgtgtggaagTGTGTACATATTAAATTAATATATTGGatacataattaataaataatacaattgtaaataatgtaattgGATATTaacagtatgtgaaagttcggcccttgtttacttccgtgacaacctccttaaagttttgtaatcaatcagaaatatgcagcagctaaaatgcgccaaacatggagaaGTGTGGAGAAAGTGTCTTGTATGTTTCCAATCATGCATTgtagtggatttaaatgggtgtcattttgaattttttttttatagtttattggccaggtttttacagtaaaatctgactctttttttttacagtgtagcccTGCAGACATTTCATCAATGATTGTGGAGCATGAAAACAAACAGTATGAATATGTATTATATTTGGGGGCCAAAGGAACTGACATGAAggaccaaatttggcccacggggcCCACTTTGTGCATCCCTGCTCTATACTATTACTtctactggaaaaattccagtcaAGGATTTTATAAATATGACAGGACCTATATGCTGTTTTTAGGGAATCTactacaaagatcctctatattgccCGTcacccccctgcttggcactcagcatcaaggattggaattgggggttaaatcaccaaaatgattcccgagcgcggccaccgctgctgctcactgctcccctcacctcccagggggtgaacatggagataggtcaaatgcaaaggatcatttcaccacacctagtgtgtgtgtgtgactatcgttgggactttaactgtaACTTTATATCACCGGAGTGCTTTatgttttttaaggatttactggaaaaaaaatcttGTTAAAGATTCCATGAACAAGACAGCAACTGTATGGCGTTTTTAAGGAATTTGctacaaaaatgccagtcaaagggGATATGTTGTTTAAAGGAGCTTCAgaaaaaaacacgagtcaaacatCCTGTGTGTATGACAGAACCAGCCCATCTTTTGGCAGATTTTTACCAtggctgggaatcgaacccataTGCCCTCTGCCAAAAAAGGCCGTAATGTGTACCATTAAACAATTGTGGATCCTTGTTTTTAAGGAATGTGCTACAGAAATGTTCATCAAAGATCTTATATATAATAGTAATAgtgtactgtttttaggaatctgctgcaaaatgaCTAGTTAAAGATCTTACAttatatataacaggagtgctttgctgtttttaggaatcaacaacaaaatgctagtcaaagatcctatattaaaagttaaaagttaaagttaaagtaccaatgattgtcacacacacactaggtgtggtgaaatttgtcctctgtatttgacccatctccttgttcacctcctgggaggtgaggggagcagtgagcagcagcggtggccgcgcccgggaatcatttttggtgatttaacccccgattccaaccacTGATGCTGAGTACTTTGCTGTTTTCGAGTAGCTAAAAAAacaatgatagtcaaagatcgaCTGGGACCGTCTGTTGGTTTTGAGGAAACTGCTGCTAAAAAGGCCAGTCAAAGATCCAACATACAAGTTTAACAGTGGCAGTAAGCTGCTTTTAGAAATCTGCTGCAAAATTACAAGTCAAAGATTTTAAAGTATATAGGAGTGCTTTCCTGTTTTTATAAATCGGCTACAAAatatttgtcaaagatcctctatttaacagtAGCAGCATGCTGCTTTTAAGGAAttattgcaaaaatgttagtcaaatatcctctacttAACAATAGTAGCCTGCTGCTTTTAAGGAAttattgcaaaaatgctagtcaaagatcctctactgaATAGTAAAGGCCTGCTGCTTTTAAGGAAttattgcaaaaatgctagtcaaagatcctctatacatagAAGATTTGTTAGGTGAAGACCTTACAGTATACGGTATCACATGAGGGCTTGGTTCCTTTTACggaatttttgctgttttttggaaTCTGCTACAAAAATGCCATCCAAAGATCCTCGACAGGAGCACTCCACTGTTTATAGGAATCTTCTACAAAAACACCAATCAAAGATCTTCTCTATATCAGGACTTTCTGtcatttttaggaatttgctagtATTTTAAAAAAGCTGAAAAAAACATCTATAAAAGGATTATTTGTGGTGCGTCATCATTAGAAGTGTTCTGAGACACACCTTGAGCATTTTGTCATGAAGTCGTGACGCTCTTGATGCTCCGTGGTACAAAGAACGTGAGCAAACCCTCCCTGACAACAAACGTAGAAAGGAACTTTAACACATTGCTCCTGCAGTTTTCTTATGATGCTAGATTTAATAACGTTGGTAAGAATTGTCCATACACACGCACGAGTGCAGtagtttttcaccaagtaccacctcagagaaaacttggctctcaaagtaccaccaaaatgacaAATTATAAAATACAGTTGCACagcaggcccaagtattcatcaaaaaccaggcagaggttttatttaacaagtatatttttggcaacggtaacattacacacagtttgaacagtaacactgtgtttgaaaataggggaataaaacactgtactttaatcaagttatTCTTTGGCGtgaactagatggagcccacgtaccgcGAGTGGTACAAGTACCACAGGTTGAGAATCACTGTATTAGCGTATGTAATGATGGGATATAttggaactagagatgtccgataacatcggcctgccgataaatgcgttaaaatgtaatatcggaaattatcggtatcgttttttttattatcggtatcgttttgtttttttattaaatcaacataaaaaacacaagatatacttacaattagtgcaccaacccaaaaaacctccctcctccaaaaagggttgtttctttctgttattaatattctggttcctacattatatatcaatatatatcaatacagtctgcaagggatacagtccgtaagcacacatgattgtgcgtgctgctggtccactaatagtactaaccttcaacagttaattttactcatttcaattaattactagtttctatgtaacctgGTTGTcctaattaggcataataatgtgttaattccacgactgtatatatcggttgatatcggtatcggttgatatcggtatcggtaattaaagagttggacaatatcggaatatcggatatcggcaaaaagccattatcggacatccctaattggaaCCCTACTATATATGATGCTACTATTACgccatgtataaaaaataataatgattataattGACATCGTTGTATCGTTCTTGACTTATCAATTTGCAGTGAGTCGTATAAGGCATATTTTTAGTTTTCAACCTGCAAACTTGTGATTAAATCCTACATAAGCAAAACAttctgtacactgtaaaaaaaatacacaaataaatacattttacggtaaaaactggcagttcagtgtCCAGAATTGTACCATAAAATTTACGGTGagtttcacagtgcattactgtaaatggaaaaccggTGCCAAAGttatttttccaataaaattctggCAGTTCTTTTTTAAACCCTAAAATATACGGTTGTTGcttttacagtgcattgctgtaaGTAAATAAAAATTAGCACCACCGTTATTTTTATGGTGAGATTCTAGTAACTGAATTGCAAGTTGTGTTTTTTGACCATAATATTGCAGTCGTTGTGTTtacattactgtgaatggaaaaacggtaccatttttatagtaaaattcttgcaactgagcaaatgttttttttaagaaatgacTTTCTAAGGTTTACTACCCCAGATAGGACTTGAACCCACAATCCCTGGCTTAGGAGGCCAGTGCCTTATCCATTGGGCCACTGGGGCCCTGCTGCCAAGAGTCCTTCCTAACAGAGTGAAGCACTCACCTGCTGTGTAGCCGCTTCCTCCCTTGGATGCTGAGCCAGGAAAAGCCGGACCAGATGCCTGGAGGCTTCTTCTCAGACCACCTCCCGCTCCTCCCATTGTTCCCCCCTCGTCCCCATACAAGTGGACCCTCTGTTTGCGGAGCTCCTTCTCCCTCTCTTGATCCTCCCGGATATCCTGCTCCACTTTAACAACGTTTGAAGGGGAGCGCAGCGTGAAGAAGGGGTTCTTATTGGCCGCCATCTCTTCGTCCTTtgaaccggacgggaagacatgAGAAGCTTTCGGATTAACGCGGATGAGGCCGTCTACCTCCATGTTGCCGTGGTGGATCTTCCGTCCCGGGACAGTCATGTTGTTCTCCACAATGATGATCTGGCAGGACGTGCCCTCAGATAAGCCCGGTCCTCTTGCTTTAGGAGAAGTGTAAGCAGCTTCTATGCTCCTTACAGTGGATGCCTGTGACGAGCTGTCATCGTGGCTCTCCCCTGAGGAGCTGTCGCTGCTGGAGGACCAGGATGAAGTCTTGCTCCTGCTGGGAACACTCTCAAGGGGATCTCTGTGGTTCTGAAAAGCCTCGAaaagcttctttttctctttaAGTTGCCGAACTGTGCCTTTGTGGTAGGCACCGGGAACCTTACCCAGCTTGACCAGATCTTGTTCTCTGCGAAGCTCCTCGCTGATCTCCTGCTGCACCTTCTTGCTGGCCAGCTCCCTGTCTAAGCCTTGGTACTTGTCCGAGCTGGCAGAAACGACCTGATCGAGAAGGGTTTTCCTCAAAGGGATATCGACGTACTCTGCAGATGTATTTTGCATTCCCCTGGACCTTCTCAGACTATGTTCACGTTCGATGGCCCGTCTGATCTCCTTGTCAATCGGGGTCTCTTTGGGTAGAGTCGTTGCAGAGACGTTCGAAGTGCTACGTGGTGAGAAGTCTGCGGATAGTCCGCTGTCACTCTGGCTGTCATCGCTTGAGTCGCTTTCCATCCTGATTTGTTCTTCAAGATTTTCTTGAACGATTCCTTCCCCTTGTGCAACCACCGTGTTCCTTTCCAGTCTGCCGTCTTTCTGTTCTCCTGTTTCGCTTTCTCCCTCTGTCCTTTGCCCCACCCGGCCTGCCTTCTTTTCTCTCACGGTGACAGCACAGCCTTTAGACGCTGCCCCGTCCTGATTGGACAGCTCCATGGAAACGGCAGACAAAGGTGCAGCGGTCTGGCCCAGCACCTGTTGAGCAGCTTCCTGGTTTGCTCCCTTAGGGGTAGGTCCTTGTAGGCCTTGGGGCAGGAGCTCCCTTTGCTGGTTGTCTGAGGGAACTACATCTGCAGAGTATTCACAACTGATCACGATTctaggacaaaaataaatgtccttCGTTGTCTCCTCTTCTCCTTCATCAGTAGAATTAGGTGTTTCTTGTTGGACATCACCTGTTGGGATATTTCTTGGTGGACCAATGTTAAAACTGCTCAGAGATTCTAAGTCTTCATTTGAGTTCAACTCGACCCCACTGCATTCCGACACCTCTTTCTCCAGGCATGTCTCGCGAGATGAGGCACCAAGGGACGGAGAAAGAGGTGACCGGAGAGCCTCATGAGAATCTTGAACTAATTCTGTCAGTATTTCTTCCGCTTGGTCTCGGAAAACCTCATTGTCCTCTTCTGGGTCCACTCTGGGACCTTTTGGGTCCGGCACAGAGGAACTGAGGCTTGCGTCGCCTTGCATCTGGCAGTCTCGCGCTTCATGCGAGTCGATTGAACCCTCTTCTTTTTGCAGGGACACTGTTGCCATGGTGACTGATCCCTCTCTTTATTTTAGTGAGGATCTTTGATCTGTAGCCAAGTCAGCCTGGACTGAAAAGGACACAGAGCACCAGAGGGATCGTTGTTTATGACAAAGCCAACTACTGTGTCTTAAAATGTACTGTAACCAGGACTAAAACACACATTGAATCTGATCGTCCACAATATGTACAACCTCTGTAATCCATAATGATTTGGGCCcctttttaacttattaacttacattttatttaatcagCTTAAAGCCTGGTGGTAAACATGCGGACtgtacacacacagaaacacaatTCCTATTCTTGAAAAATAGtacttattaaaaacaaggcagaggttttatgtaACACGTGaatgtaatatttttggccactgtaacatttaaTACAGttggaacagtaacactgtgtttgattaTAGGAAATTAAAAcaccattttaatattttttttaaatgttacttatatcgtaactagggttgtacggtataccggtatgagTATAGTACTGAGATACTAATGATTCATATTCGgtgctataccgcctctgaacaGTACCGGTccgcaatgtatgatcctgtaacgacttggtatcggattgatacccgaaattgtggtatcatccaaaactaatgtaaagtatcaaacaacagaagaataagtcattgttacattttaacagaagtgtagatagaacatgttaaaagagaaagtaagcagatattaacagtaaatgaacaagtagattaataattaattttctaccgtttgtccttaataattttgacaaattaatagaatggaaaatgacacaacttgttactgcatatgtcagcagctaaattaggagcctttgtttgtttacttactactaaaagacaagttgtcttgt is a window of Nerophis lumbriciformis linkage group LG25, RoL_Nlum_v2.1, whole genome shotgun sequence DNA encoding:
- the misp3 gene encoding uncharacterized protein misp3 isoform X2 gives rise to the protein MATVSLQKEEGSIDSHEARDCQMQGDASLSSSVPDPKGPRVDPEEDNEVFRDQAEEILTELVQDSHEALRSPLSPSLGASSRETCLEKEVSECSGVELNSNEDLESLSSFNIGPPRNIPTGDVQQETPNSTDEGEEETTKDIYFCPRIVISCEYSADVVPSDNQQRELLPQGLQGPTPKGANQEAAQQVLGQTAAPLSAVSMELSNQDGAASKGCAVTVREKKAGRVGQRTEGESETGEQKDGRLERNTVVAQGEGIVQENLEEQIRMESDSSDDSQSDSGLSADFSPRSTSNVSATTLPKETPIDKEIRRAIEREHSLRRSRGMQNTSAEYVDIPLRKTLLDQVVSASSDKYQGLDRELASKKVQQEISEELRREQDLVKLGKVPGAYHKGTVRQLKEKKKLFEAFQNHRDPLESVPSRSKTSSWSSSSDSSSGESHDDSSSQASTVRSIEAAYTSPKARGPGLSEGTSCQIIIVENNMTVPGRKIHHGNMEDEEMAANKNPFFTLRSPSNVVKVEQDIREDQEREKELRKQRVHLYGDEGGTMGGAGGGLRRSLQASGPAFPGSASKGGSGYTAGRPSVGKLGVWPPGEDHGETINQPKVLQTSHSSRHKTPLVRLWESGLVNGHKLEGQ
- the misp3 gene encoding uncharacterized protein misp3 isoform X1, translated to MATVSLQKEEGSIDSHEARDCQMQGDASLSSSVPDPKGPRVDPEEDNEVFRDQAEEILTELVQDSHEALRSPLSPSLGASSRETCLEKEVSECSGVELNSNEDLESLSSFNIGPPRNIPTGDVQQETPNSTDEGEEETTKDIYFCPRIVISCEYSADVVPSDNQQRELLPQGLQGPTPKGANQEAAQQVLGQTAAPLSAVSMELSNQDGAASKGCAVTVREKKAGRVGQRTEGESETGEQKDGRLERNTVVAQGEGIVQENLEEQIRMESDSSDDSQSDSGLSADFSPRSTSNVSATTLPKETPIDKEIRRAIEREHSLRRSRGMQNTSAEYVDIPLRKTLLDQVVSASSDKYQGLDRELASKKVQQEISEELRREQDLVKLGKVPGAYHKGTVRQLKEKKKLFEAFQNHRDPLESVPSRSKTSSWSSSSDSSSGESHDDSSSQASTVRSIEAAYTSPKARGPGLSEGTSCQIIIVENNMTVPGRKIHHGNMEVDGLIRVNPKASHVFPSGSKDEEMAANKNPFFTLRSPSNVVKVEQDIREDQEREKELRKQRVHLYGDEGGTMGGAGGGLRRSLQASGPAFPGSASKGGSGYTAGRPSVGKLGVWPPGEDHGETINQPKVLQTSHSSRHKTPLVRLWESGLVNGHKLEGQ